A window of the Procambarus clarkii isolate CNS0578487 chromosome 79, FALCON_Pclarkii_2.0, whole genome shotgun sequence genome harbors these coding sequences:
- the LOC138357709 gene encoding uncharacterized protein → MFVVVVVVVFVVVVAVVFVVVVVVVFVVVVAVVFVVVVVVVFVVVVAVVFVVVVVLVFVVVVVVVFVVVVAVVFVVVAVIVFVVVAVIVFVVVVVVVFVVVVVIVFVVVVVQVFVVVVVVVFVVVVVQVFVVVVVIVFVVVVVQVFVVVVVVVFVVVVVVVFVVVVVIVFVVVVVVVFVVVVVQVFVVVVVVVFVVVVVQVFVVVVVVVFVVVVVVVFVVVVVIVFVVVVVVVFVVVVVVVFVVVVVQVFVVVVVQVFVVVVVVVFVVVVVVVFVVVVAVVFVVVVVIVFVVAVVQVFVVVVVQVFVVVVVVVFVVVVVVVFVVVVVVVFVVVVVQVFVVVVVVVFVVVVAVVIVVVVVQVFVVVVAVVFVVVVVIVFVVVVVQVFVVVVVVVFVVVVAVVFVVVVVLVFVVVVVVVFVVVVVIVFVVVVVVVFVVVVVIVFVVVVVVVFVVVVVIVFVVVVVIVFVVVVVVVFVVVVVVVFVVVVVVVFVVVVVVVFVVVVVIVFVMVVVVVFVVVIVLVFVVVIVLVFVVVVVLVFVVIVVLVFVLASLTTYVAIWHLTCSNLPAAA, encoded by the coding sequence atgtttgtggtggttgtagttgtagtgttcgtagtggtTGTAGCTGTAGTGttcgtggtggttgtagttgtagtgttcgtggtggTTGTAGCTGTAGTGttcgtggtggttgtagttgtagtgttcgtggtggTTGTAGCTGTAGTGTtcgtggtggttgtagttctagtcttcgtggtggttgtagttgtagtgttcgtggtggTTGTAGCTGTAGTGTTCGTGGTGGTTGCAGTTATAGTGTTCGTGGTGGTTGCAGTTATAGTGttcgtggtggttgtagttgtagtgttcgtggtggTTGTAGTTATAGTGTTCGTGGTGGTTGTAGTTCAAGTGttcgtggtggttgtagttgtagtgttcgtggtggTTGTAGTTCAAGTGTTCGTGGTGGTTGTAGTTATAGTGTTCGTGGTGGTTGTAGTTCAAGTGttcgtggtggttgtagttgtagttttcgtggtggttgttgttgtagtgttcgtggtggttgtagttatagtgtttgtggtggttgtagttgtagtgttcgtggtggTTGTAGTTCAAGTGttcgtggtggttgtagttgtagtgttcgtggtggTTGTAGTTCAAGTGttcgtggtggttgtagttgtagtgttcgtggtggttgtagttgtagtgttcgtggtggTTGTAGTTATAGTGttcgtggtggttgtagttgtagtgttcgtggtggttgtagttgtagtgttcgtggtggTTGTAGTTCAAGTGTTCGTGGTGGTTGTAGTTCAAGTGttcgtggtggttgtagttgtagtgttcgtggtggttgtagttgtagtgttcgtggtggTTGTAgctgtagtgttcgtggttgttgTAGTTATAGTGTTCGTGGTGGCTGTAGTTCAAGTGTTCGTGGTGGTTGTAGTTCAAGTGttcgtggtggttgtagttgtagtgttcgtggtggttgtagttgtagtgttcgtggtggttgtagttgtagtgttcgtggtggTTGTAGTTCAAGTGttcgtggtggttgtagttgtagtgttcgtcgtggtTGTAGCTGTAGTGATCGTGGTGGTTGTAGTTCAAGTGTTCGTGGTGGTTGTAGCTGTAGTGTTCGTGGTGGTTGTAGTTATAGTGTTCGTGGTGGTTGTAGTTCAAGTGttcgtggtggttgtagttgtagtgttcgtcgtggtTGTAGCTGTAGTGTtcgtggtggttgtagttctagtgttcgtggtggttgtagttgtagtgttcgtggtggTTGTAGTTATAGTGttcgtggtggttgtagttgtagtgttcgtggtggTTGTAGTTATAGTGttcgtggtggttgtagttgtagtgttcgtggtggTTGTAGTTATAGTGTTCGTGGTGGTTGTAGTTATAGTGttcgtggtggttgtagttgtagtgttcgtggtggttgtagttgtagtgttcgtggtggttgtagttgtagtgttcgtggtggttgtagttgtagtgttcgtggtggTTGTAGTTATAGTGTTCGTGATggttgtagttgtagtgttcgtggtggTTATAGTTCTAGTGTTCGTGGTGGTTATAGTTCTAGTGTtcgtggtggttgtagttctagTGTTCGTGGTGATTGTAGTTCTAGTGTTCGTGTTGGCAAGTTTAACCACATATgtcgctatttggcatttgacttGCTCAaacttacctgcagctgcttga